From a region of the Dictyostelium discoideum AX4 chromosome 2 chromosome, whole genome shotgun sequence genome:
- a CDS encoding hypothetical protein (Similar to Mus musculus (Mouse). tenascin X), with the protein MTEKYKVNFFYILFLFYILNYNFNLVISIFPTSFSQINSTNGFLISEGRSLISIAHGDLNGDGNDDLIYAINSEGLYVFYGPLASNFNFQTDTSKINGSNGFIFLNTAVRMNNIAVGDINNDGFDDIALFLFIIPGKLCVIYGTDQIISPSTFSTVNGNNGFYISHVSSSNIAFGFVRSIIDFNGDSIKDLFVSASIGTYVGTGTPISYMIFGINGGKFQVNSQFEFDPSTLNGSNGFLINNFNSYAAYPYDMNNDGIGDIMINRGQIAIDIIYGSRGPFTSPYIPVYDGVKGTSFSFLGCSTNNNALPNAFGDFNNDGLNDFGIPTKHTSGDYIAFLVWGKTEYPPTTTLSINLNPSDGLVIAVVGNIYSWALSPRLGDINNDGFADFLISGNTDLPFTILYGNNKNYASNPVYLKDQVGDCSKMSINGYATAIDIGDYNSDGIDDITASILSTGSYLDIYTIYGQTSIGSISIISKLFQPNPMSNSIYKLFENNINSEVGQCAIRIVTLTIENPANEDQFIIDPSFDSSIYSITFNNNTRVRIELILFGDESKSIANDVLPKITVSLSHQLFNRTILMKYGNQVQSIKFIGQPNANCDTKCLNGGTCNPFTGCQCINDHYGDYCELKDCTVPQCLNGGSCNTTVGECSCAQGYEGTDCSGISCSASCLNGGSCNTTVGECSCPQGYEGIDCSGISCSVSCLNGGSCNTTVGECSCPQGYEGVDCSGISCSASCLNGGSCNTTVGECSCPQGYEGVDCSGISCSVSCLNGGSCNTTVGECSCINGFYGDNCDTKDCTVPQCLNGGSCNTTVGECSCTQGYEGIDCSGISCSVSCLNGGSCNTTVGQCQCINDFYGDNCGTKDCTVPQCSNGGSCNTTVGECSCTQGYEGIDCSGISCSVSCLNGGLCNTTVGQCQCVEDYDGDDCGSENKKKTNIGVIIGPILGGLALIAIIVVAIVLIKKKKNGNSKKNTNNIELRPQGSTVDIQMGGRIKNLDKF; encoded by the exons atgaCAGAAAAATATAAggtaaactttttttatattttatttttattttatattttaaattataatttcaatcttgtaatttcaatttttccAACATCATTTTCtcaaattaattcaacaaatggGTTTTTAATATCAGAAGGCAGaagtttaatttcaattgcaCATGGAGACTTGAACGGtgatggtaatgatgatttGATATATGCTATAAATTCAGAAGGACTATATGTATTTTATGGGCCATTAGcaagtaattttaattttcaaacaGACACATCAAAGATCAACGGTTCaaatggttttatttttttaaatactgCTGTTCGAATGAATAATATAGCTGTTGgtgatataaataatgatggGTTTGACGATATtgctctttttttatttattataccAGGAAAACTTTGTGTTATCTATGGTACTGATCAAATTATATCACCTTCTACTTTTTCGACAGTgaatggtaataatggtttCTATATTTCTCACGTTTCGTCCTCTAATATTGCATTTGGGTTTGTAAGATCAATCATTGATTTCAATGGTGActcaattaaagatttattt gtctCTGCAAGTATAGGAACTTATGTAGGTACAGGAACACCAATTTCATATATGATATTTGGTATAAATGGTGGTAAATTTCAAGTTAATTcacaatttgaatttgacCCTTCAACATTAAATGGGAGTaatggttttttaattaataatttcaattcatATGCGGCTTATCCTTATGATATGAATAATGATGGGATTGGTGATATAATGATAAATAGGGGACAGATAGCAATCGATATTATTTATGGTAGTAGAGGTCCTTTTACCTCACCATATATCCCAGTTTATGATGGTGTCAAAGGTACCAGTTTCAGCTTTTTAGGTTgctcaacaaataataatgctCTTCCAAATGCTTTTggagattttaataatgatggactaaatgattttggt attCCTACAAAACATACTTCGGGTGACTATATAGCTTTTTTGGTTTGGGGTAAAACAGAATatccaccaacaacaacattaaGTATAAATCTAAATCCATCGGATGGTTTGGTTATAGCAGTTGTTGGCAACATCTATAGCTGGGCTTTATCTCCTAGATTGGGggatataaataatgatggaTTTGCAGATTTTTTAATCAGTGGTAACACTGACCTCCCATTCACCATTTTgtatggtaataataaaaattatgcTTCAAATCcagtttatttaaaagatcaaGTTGGTGATTGTTCAAAAATGTCAATTAATGGCTATGCTACGGCTATTGATATTGGTGATTATAACTCTGATGGTATTGATGATATT ACAGCATCTATATTATCAACAGGTTCATATTTAGATATTTATACAATATATGGTCAAACTTCGATTGgttcaatttcaataattagTAAATTATTTCAACCAAATCCAATGTCAAActcaatttataaattatttgaaaataatattaattcagaAGTTGGACAATGCGCAATTAGAATTGTTACattaacaattgaaaatccaGCAAATGAAgatcaatttattattgatcCTAGTTTCGATAGTTCAATATATTCAataacatttaataataatacaagagttagaattgaattaatattatttggtgatgaGAGTAAATCAATTGCAAATGATGTTTTACCAAAAATAACAGTTTCATTGTCACATCAGCTATTTAATAGAACTATATTAATGAAATATGGTAATCAAgtacaatcaattaaattcattggtCAACCAAATGCAAATTGTGATACAAAATGTTTAAATGGAGGTACTTGTAATCCATTCACTGGTTGCCAATGTATAAATGATCATTATGGTGATTATTGTGAATTAAAAGATTGTACAGTTCCACAATGTTTAAATGGTGGTTCATGTAATACTACAGTTGGTGAATGTTCGTGCGCTCAAGGTTATGAAGGTACGGATTGCAGTGGTATTAGTTGTTCAGCTTCATGTTTAAATGGTGGTTCATGTAATACTACAGTTGGTGAATGTTCATGTCCTCAAGGTTATGAAGGTATAGATTGTAGTGGTATTAGTTGTTCAGTTTCATGTTTAAATGGTGGTTCATGTAATACTACAGTTGGTGAATGTTCATGTCCTCAAGGTTATGAAGGTGTAGATTGCAGTGGTATTAGTTGTTCAGCTTCATGTTTAAATGGTGGTTCATGTAATACTACAGTTGGTGAATGTTCATGTCCTCAAGGTTATGAAGGTGTAGATTGCAGTGGTATTAGTTGTTCAGTTTCATGTTTAAATGGTGGTTCATGTAATACTACAGTTGGTGAATGTTCATGTATAAATGGCTTTTATGGTGATAATTGTGATACAAAGGATTGTACAGTTCCACAATGTTTAAATGGTGGTTCATGTAATACTACAGTTGGTGAATGTTCATGCACTCAAGGTTATGAAGGTATAGATTGTAGTGGTATTAGTTGTTCAGTTTCATGTTTAAATGGTGGTTCATGTAATACAACAGTTGGTCAGTGTCAATGTATAAATGACTTTTATGGTGATAATTGTGGTACAAAGGATTGTACAGTTCCACAATGTTCAAATGGTGGTTCATGTAATACTACAGTTGGTGAATGTTCATGCACTCAAGGTTATGAAGGTATAGATTGTAGTGGTATTAGTTGTTCAGTTTCATGTTTAAATGGTGGTTTATGTAATACTACAGTTGGTCAATGTCAATGTGTTGAAGATTATGATGGCGATGATTGTGGTtctgaaaataaaaagaaaacaaatattGGTGTTATCATTGGCCCAATTCTAGGTGGTCTTGCACTAATTgcaattattgttgttgcaattgttttaattaaaaagaagaagaatggaaattcaaaaaaaaatacaaataacaTTGAATTAAGACCTCAAGGTTCCACTGTTGATATTCAAATGGGTGGtagaattaaaaatcttgataaattttaa
- the gtpA gene encoding GTP-binding protein, HSR1-related domain-containing protein: MFNINPYKSKTTKSSSSSSASPKSSKISNVSGSGSSSSSSSSSSSSSKDKDKDKRKKSFLKDDSVPSLSSKTENSLSLTSLSEITQSMTNTQTQTATDASMTAEDVSEIGEDYDPFLSILEEPGVDGATIEKETTEELQEMLAVLKGVQNECNVLLLGRTGVGKSSTLNTVFGIDIPVHSSESCTQDPFTYSRVVNGFKLNIIDTPGFLDSQGELVDSNNMIKIQRYLSGKTIHCVLFVEKFTETRFDGAHQLVINQFTEKLGPQLWRNAAVVLTYANSVLPDSCYDGFDEEDDVGPWKKHYEARALQFRKFFAGILAQLPQDDYPPKHIPVYAMENSRRCKRNEQGQRVLIDGTPCLHLLISGLLKMVDPKTAFLFMGHLRAKNKPGRGHRGDQNDRELSIMDNITEILKLFIVPPFDQLGKGTVAKILENWGKKLDKYGNLPNLLKI; encoded by the exons atgtttaataTTAATCCTTATAAA agtaaaacaacaaaatcatcatcatcatcatcagcatCACCAAAATCAAGTAAAATATCAAATGTATCAGGATCaggatcatcatcatcgtcatcatcatcatcgtcatcatcatcaaaagataaagataaagataaaagaaagaaatcatttttaaaagatgatAGTGTACCATCGCTTTCATCAAAAACAGAGAATAGTTTATCATTAACATCATTATCAGAGATAACACAATCAATGACCAATACACAAACACAAACAGCAACAGATGCATCAATGACAGCAGAGGATGTATCAGAGATTGGAGAAGATTATGAtccatttttatcaatacTTGAGGAACCAGGTGTCGATGGAGCAACCATTGAAAAAGAGACAACTGAAGAGCTTCAAGAGATGTTGGCAGTATTAAAAGGTGTTCAAAATGAATGTAACGTTCTATTATTGGGTAGAACTGGTGTTGGTAAATCATCGACATTGAATACGGTGTTTGGCATTGACATACCCGTACATTCCTCAGAATCATGCACACAAGATCCATTCACCTATAGTAGAGTTGTGAATGGATTCAAATTGAATATCATTGATACACCAGGTTTTTTAGATTCACAAGGTGAGTTGGtcgattcaaataatatgaTCAAAATTCAAAGATATCTCTCGGGTAAAACCATTCATTGTGTATTGTTTGTTGAGAAATTCACAGAGACAAGATTCGATGGTGCTCATCAATTGGTGATCAATCAATTCACCGAGAAATTGGGTCCACAACTTTGGAGAAATGCTGCCGTGGTTTTAACTTATGCCAATAGTGTCTTGCCAGATTCTTGCTATGATGGTTTCGATGAGGAGGATGACGTCGGTCCTTGGAAAAAACATTATGAAGCAAGAGCTTTACaatttagaaaatttttCGCTGGAATTTTGGCTCAATTGCCTCAAGATGATTATCCTCCAAAACATATACCAGTCTATGCTATGGAAAACTCTAGAAGATGTAAACGTAATGAACAAGGTCAAAGAGTACTCATTGATGGTACTCCTTGTCTTCATTTGTTAATTAGTGGTCTCTTGAAAATGGTTGACCCAAAAACTGCTTTCCTTTTTATGGGTCATCTTCGTGCCAAAAACAAACCTGGAAGAGGTCATCGTGGAGATCAGAATGATAGAGAACTTTCAATCATGGATAATATCACTGAAATCCTTAAACTTTTCATCGTTCCTCCTTTCGATCAATTGGGTAAAGGAACTGTCGCTAAAATATTGGAAAATTGGGGTAAAAAATTGGATAAATATGGtaatttaccaaatttattaaaaatttag
- a CDS encoding hypothetical protein (Similar to Mus musculus (Mouse). Hyperpolarization-activated, cyclic nucleotide-gated K+ 1), whose translation MPTTTAAATTTTTTAAAITPSNPLNSSGGNVFINTNGLTMSPIVNALIQPPQPSQSPPLSIPSPTQSMLVPTSFLTNPQTNEPSSQSQQPQQQLQQQQQQQQQQQQQQQQQQQQQQPPQPPQPPQQQQSSSFFEGTQPNEHVNTSPSHQVSHHQFTSPHHQHSSFLNGALFLNSPSSNGINGSLSSQLTLGDPNAELDKFLSLDNDHLSLDHFPAQLSPTLDSSLRQHHYKKSST comes from the coding sequence AtgccaacaacaacagcagcagcaacaacaactacaacaacagcgGCAGCAATTACACCATCAAATCCATTAAATTCAAGTGGAGGAAATGTATTTATAAACACAAATGGTTTGACAATGTCGCCAATTGTAAATGCATTAATTCAACCACCTCAACCGTCTcaatcaccaccattatcaataCCATCACCAACTCAATCAATGTTGGTACCAACATCATTTTTAACAAACCCTCAAACAAATGAACCTtcatcacaatcacaacagCCACAACAACagctacaacaacaacaacaacaacaacaacaacaacaacaacaacaacaacaacaacaacaacagcaacaaccaccacaaccaccacaaccaccacaacaacaacaatcatcatcGTTCTTTGAAGGTACCCAACCAAATGAACATGTAAATACTTCACCAAGTCATCAAGTATCTCATCATCAATTTACATCAccacatcatcaacattcaAGCTTTTTAAATGGAGCactctttttaaattcaccaaGTAGTAATGGTATCAATGGAAGTCTTTCATCACAACTAACATTGGGTGACCCTAATGCTGAACTCgataaatttttatctttagATAATGATCATTTAAGTTTAGATCATTTTCCTGCTCAACTGAGTCCAACTTTAGATTCTTCACTTCGTCAACATCACTATAAAAAATCTtcaacataa
- the malaS gene encoding alanine-tRNA ligase: protein MIRSSIKNKITTTKSLSCISLINRQYGTSTKEVRETFLNYFEKNGHKRLPSGSLLPYNDNSLLFTNAGMVQFKNQFTGNEESKYKKVTTSQKCVRAGGKHNDLDNVGYTARHHTFFEMLGNFSFGGYNHFKRDSIQHAWDLLTKEYGLPKERLAISVLEGDEESAEIWRNQIGLPNDKIMYKGREDNFWSMGDGPGPCGPCSEIFWDHGKEVDGERYLEIWNLVFMQYNKSGKEGDEMPVDKLPIPCVDTGMGLERMASVLQGKFTNYDIDLFQNLINSFKEIVTMDVGRAQFQLQQDPQRVETAYRVIADHLRSISFLISDGVIPFNIGRGYVLRKIIRRALSYGKILGFNGPFLSTLFPLLEREMGDIYPQLIERSNEIRNVILNEEGTFYNAIQRGIPYLEEFVQQNKLNEESLFLLYNTYGLPLEMSQVKAKQNNIEIDMDKVNKLIDETREQSRLTWNTSSSSSDQTTQQTTQLPEKTFLSWKSDNIKPKFIGYNGCVENDNSKVLRSHFDNDSHLVYLSLDETPFYGTSGGQVGDVGELINVSSGKNVYRVINTIKPYEGGLVLVVEWDPSQQLASQVYQDLKQDSLLNCRVDRSIRNQVAVHHSATHLLHAALRNVIGKSVVQAGSLVGSESLRFDFTHGQKLTPNQIEQIEQWVNDAIAKDIALNTDEIPYEQASKNSDTLQLFSEKYSELVRVVSIPGFSKELCGGTHVERSSSIHQFKIISESSVAAGTRRIEAVAGLAATNFFKNHYQLVHQLSNSINSPIVNFQQSFERLVNTNSKQEKEIFDLKLKIAQLSSVNYNGQYKSDNGGEMIPLSLHIIDCEDKKAFTKVTENFAKEFSSSPIQLTISKGGKVLCQLLSSSSSSSSSLSADTVLKQLFKSIGMGKGGGNKLMANASIQPLNNEILNSILNWSNVNNNYNNKKN, encoded by the exons atgataagatcatcaataaaaaataaaataacaacaacaaaaagttTATCATgtatttcattaataaatagACAATATGGTACATCAACAAAAGAAGTACGtgaaacatttttaaattattttgaaaaaaatggtCATAAAAGATTACCAAGTGGTAGTTTATTACcatataatgataattcattattatttacaaatgcag gtatggtacaatttaaaaatcaatttacaGGTAATGAAgaatcaaaatataaaaaagttaCAACATCACAAAAATGTGTTAGAGCAGGTGGTAAACATAATGATTTAGATAATGTTGGATATACAGCAAGACATCATAcattttttgaaatgttgggtaatttttcatttggaggatataatcattttaaaagaGATTCAATTCAACATGCATGGGATTTATTGACAAAAGAATATGGTTTACCAAAAGAGAGATTAGCAATTTCAGTTTTAGAGGGTGATGAAGAATCAGCAGAAATTTGGAGAAATCAAATTGGATTACCAAATGATAAGATTATGTATAAAGGTAGAGAGGATAATTTTTGGTCAATGGGTGATGGTCCTGGACCATGTGGACCATGTTCAGAAATATTTTGGGATCATGGTAAAGAAGTTGATGGTGAAAGATATTTAGAGATTTGGAATCTCGTTTTTATGCAATATAATAAGAGTGGTAAAGAAGGTGATGAGATGCCAGTTGACAAATTACCAATACCTTGTGTTGATACAGGTATGGGTTTAGAAAGAATGGCATCGGTTTTACAAggtaaatttacaaattacgatattgatttatttcaaaatttaattaattcattcaaaGAGATTGTAACAATGGATGTTGGTAGAGCACAatttcaacttcaacaagATCCACAAAGAGTTGAAACTGCCTACAGAGTGATTGCTGACCATCTAagatcaatttcatttttaatttcagatGGTGTAATTCCATTCAATATTGGTAGAGGTTATGTATtaagaaaaattattagacGTGCATTATCCTATGGTAAAATTTTAGGTTTTAATGGACCTTTTCTCTCAACTTTATTCCCATTATTAGAGAGGGAAATGGGTGATATTTATCCACAATTAATTGAAcgttcaaatgaaattagaAATGTTATTCTAAATGAAGAGGGTACATTTTATAATGCAATTCAAAGAGGTATACCTTATTTAGAGGAATTTGttcaacaaaataaattaaatgaagaatcattatttttactttataaTACTTATGGTTTACCATTGGAAATGTCTCAAGTTAAAgctaaacaaaataatattgaaattgatatgGATAAAGTTAATAAACTTATAGATGAAACTAGAGAACAATCAAGATTAACTTGGaatacatcatcatcatcaagtgATCAAACTACTCAACAAACTACTCAATTACCAGAGAAAACATTTTTATCATGGAAAagtgataatattaaaccaAAATTCATTGGATATAATGGATgtgttgaaaatgataattcaaaAGTTTTAAGATCTCACTTTGACAATGATAGtcatttggtttatttatcATTAGATGAAACTCCATTCTATGGTACTTCAGGTGGTCAAGTTGGTGATGTTGGTGAATTAATCAATGTTTCAAGTGGTAAAAATGTTTATCGTGTaattaatacaattaaaCCATATGAAGGTGGTTTAGTTTTAGTAGTTGAATGGGATCCTTCACAACAATTGGCTTCACAGGTTTATCAAGATTTAAAACAAGATTCATTATTGAATTGTAGAGTGGATCGTTCAATTAGAAATCAAGTTGCTGTTCATCATAGTGCTACTCATTTGCTACATGCAGCATTAAGAAATGTAATTGGCAAAAGTGTAGTTCAAGCTGGTTCATTGGTTGGTAGTGAATCATTACGTTTCGATTTCACACATGGtcaaaaattaacaccaAATCAAATTGAACAAATTGAACAATGGGTAAATGATGCAATTGCCAAAGATATAGCTTTGAATACCGATGAAATTCCATATGAACAAGCATCTAAAAATAGTGATACCCTTCAATTATTTAGTGAAAAGTATAGTGAATTGGTACGTGTTGTTAGTATACCTGGATTCTCTAAGGAGCTCTGTGGTGGTACACATGTTGAACGTTCATCTTCAATTcatcaatttaaaattataagtGAAAGTAGTGTAGCAGCAGGAACTCGTAGAATTGAAGCAGTGGCAGGTTTAGCAGCAACaaactttttcaaaaatcattatcaattagttcatcaattatcaaatagtATAAATTCGCCAATAGTTAATTTCCAACAATCATTTGAACGTTTGGtaaatacaaattcaaaacaagaaaaagaaattttcgatctaaaattaaagattgcTCAACTTTCATCTGTAAATTATAATGGTCAATACAAATctgataatggtggtgaaatGATACCTTTATCATTACATATTATCGATTGTGAAGATAAAAAAGCATTTACAAAAGTAACTGAAAACTTTGCAAAAGAATTCTCTTCATCACCAATTCAATTAACAATTAGTAAAGGTGGAAAAGTTTTATgtcaattattatcatcatcatcatcctcatccTCCTCATTATCAGCTGATAcagttttaaaacaattatttaaatcaattggtaTGGGAAAAGGTGGtggaaataaattaatgGCAAATGCTTCAATTCaaccattaaataatgaaattttaaattcaattttaaattggtcAAATGTTaacaacaattataataataaaaaaaattaa